AAGGTGAGCCAAACTGACCAAGGCTGCGCGTCGTTCCTTTCTTTGCTTCTGCTGAAGGTAGGCCAAATATTTCTCATTTACTCTGTTATtcagtgtctttcttttttttaaaaaaacacaaaacacaaaacaaaacttgacTTTAACCTGCTTTTCTAACTTTTCCAAATCTCCCTCCAcaggtttgattgacagcagagAGGCCAGCTGTCAGactctcagcctctctctctgcgGATCTTCGTCACTCTGTCGTCGTGTCTGTGACTTTTTCCTGTCTGTATTTGCTTCACGTTGAGCCTCACGCACAATACCTGAAGATGAAGTTTTGTTCGTTCGGCTCGCGTTATGCAGGTACGGGTTGGCAACTGGAAAAAGGCACAAAATGGCACACAAATGATGACTGTTTGTTTAAGGAGGCCTTTGCGCTGGCTTTTTCTTAGTGTGacttgaatgaaataaatgaagccAGATATTGCTGCCTTACGCAATATTGCAGCAGGATACGCCAAGTTCTTGTGATGAGtacaaataaattctttaaGAAAAAGAATTTGATTCAGGCAATTTGAAAACAACACGGTTTGAGTAGAAGTGAAGCACCAGGTGTCCAGAACATGTCACTGGAAAGTTGATCTTATTTgcatacaggtgtgtgtgtgtgtgtgtgtgtgtgtgagtcagcaGCATCATGCTGCCCTGACCTGTGCAGTCACTCATTTACTGACAAagtagatttaaaaataatctaaattgtaaaaaaaaaaaagaaaagaaaaaaggattgGTTGGTTTGTGGTTAAAGAGGACAATTAAAGGCAGGGTAACGGCAGTTTAATTCAGTTGGTCTCAGATGTTATCAAGACAGGAAGTCTCAGCTCAGGTCCAACGTTTTCTCTTAGAGAAAAGATAATATATGTAAAAGTAAGACCATCAAACTATTCAAAGTGAGATACCCAAGTGAAAAGCCTGACATTTTACAGTGTCTCCTCACGGGGGCTTTTTCTCTGCTAATCATTTTCCCATTGTCACATTCATGATGACAGCATGTTCTTTCCACTGGGAGCCTATTCATTACTGCCCATCTTCTACGTCATGGGATGAGGCTGCAGGCGAGCACCGTGGAGCAGGGAGATGGGCTTAATGGGAGTTTATGTTAATCATTAACTAAacattaaccacacacacactgatatggGACATCTGTCATGTTGATTAAGATGTAGTACTCGGCTTTTTTGTTTCGTTGTACCAGCCGTTGCTCATGTTAAAGATCATAGACGCCtttttacatatacacattttgtATTCAACTCTCACCTTTACTGGAAAACAACTTGGTTTAAGTGTATCTATAAAAACTTATACTTATATGTACAGACATGATAGAACACGCAATGtgccataaaaacacagtccaagcttcattttcttattgttttgtATACTACACTTGTGCACCAGCACTGTGTAGAGAGCagacatgaataaaacacttAATTTCTCTTCTTTATTTGGCGGAAATCCAAACCTGTTATGTTGTACAGTTTATGAATGGAGCGTCTGTagcatttgtgtgtctttgtgacacTTGGAAAAGCCTAAATAGTCCTTTTGAACACACGTTTCAAACACGTGAACACATCTTTATGTCTTTGGATTTATTTTAGTTGCTTTAGAAGTATCTTATTTATCATactggtccactgtggttgtctttaaagtgctttacaaataaagttggattggattggatatttTGGTCTTCTGTATGGATTATCAcctccacccccacacacacacacacacacacttaacaatCTATATAAAACATGTCAAGAGACGGTGTGACAAAGCCAGTCCTGCACGTCTTTCTTTAACTCAGATCATATTTGCCTCTGCTCAAAGCACAAGTCAATATTTGTCTAACGCTAGAGGAAGGGAAAACTCACACTCCTCAGTATCCTGGTTACCTTCTCCCAACGTTAAGTGACTGTTCCAActggtcctgctgctgctgctgatgatgattctCGCAGCTCCAGGTGATGCATTATTTGTTTAGCATCCTAAAAGAAGGGTTAGCCACctggtttttttatttttatggtttGAATAAAGTGGCGTCGGCAAACATCAAACATTTGAATCTGTAGACCACGTTTTTCACATTAATGAATGGACGGGGGAATATTACATTGAATGTTAAGTAACAATTTCAGTCAACAACACGCTGCATTTACGGAACATGAGACAACAGAGGGGGAACTTTTATGCGCCAGAGCAGCTGTCGATCTTCCTGCAAAGGCAGTGAGTCAACTTTGACCGTTAGGAAACCCCAAACCTTTGCCTCTTCCTGTTTCCCAAATCCCGATTCCCCCTCAGTGACCCCTTTAACTCTGATCGGCAGACCCGCCGTAACACTCTATGAGCATCGTTGTTGACTGTAGTTTGTGTCTGTACAGCGACAACATGATTACATTTGTGGCGTCTGCCAAAGAGCTGGCTGTAAATGgtggagcatgtgtgtgtgtgtgtgtgtgtgtgtgagtgctgccTGTAGGCTGTGTGCTGTTCCCACTGACAGTTACTGATAATGAAGAGTCATGCAAATGCCCCAGGCCTGCACCCACTCCTGGTTGACTAGTCTCTTTTACTTTTGACTCTCTGACACTCTGATGGAGTGAATGTTGATGAGAACATTTCAGAAATGGTTGCTCAGTGTGTTGAAAGTCAACGTTTTATCCGGAACATTCCCTGCCGACTGCCACAAATCGCACGTATTAGCGTATGAAATACTGTATTATCGACATTTTCCGCTTGTCTTTGTCTCCCTGAAGTCAAATCCAGCTGCTTGTGTGTCCTTGCAGAGATCAGTGGAGGCGAATATAGGTGATACGAGCAGATGTCCTCCTCACACCATCCCCACTTGGATtagtcaccatggcaaccttCCACCTGAAGGAGGGCATTTGTTCAGTGCAATCGGTGTGCCACTGTCCATGTatttatggtgtgtgtgtgtgtgtgcatgtttgtgtaaaagtgCGTTCAATGGATATTCAAATATTTCAGACTCGCACTGACCCAGAAAACAAGATCTCTTGCAGcagtttgaacacacacacacacacacacactgcactacaACCCATTAAGAATCCATTTctatatgtgtttattttattattcttaatCCTCCCAGTAGCATCCCAACACaacaaatctgaaaaatgtaaaaacccaAAAACTTTAAGGAACTGATcccacactgtgtttgtggttAAATGTTTTTGCTTGAATATGAACTGAAAACTCACCGCAATCCACCTTTAAATTTGAGGACAAATTGTGGTGGAACTATACAGTCTGCACCTGGTCCTGTGAGATGAGACCATTACACGACCATGCAGCACAATAATCAGATAAGGCCTGTCTGTTGTAACCCTTAGAGTCACTGTCAAACATAAATGGgtcatttatgtttgtatttttatattttttatattctcttagatttttatttttattttaactttatttttagcttattttattctattctatattctatggtgtttggtaactggggtgtttctctttccagtctcctgtaaagtgtgaccCTAATCTTTACagtgctgtgtgctgatgttggagctgttaatttccccaagggaacctcccaaagggatcaataaagtcgtctgtctgtgtctgtctgtctgtctgacatttGACTGCATGAGTGGAATAGAGAGACTAATGTAGAAGCaagaaaagtgtgtttaaaaactCTTGTTATCATTTTATTAAAGTGTACATATTTAACGTCCTgtgttttccactttctttgtTCACTAACCAATGAGACTCCTAATGCCTGTGTAGAAATAGAAAGATCATGTTGCAGAGGTCACCAGCAGGGCTTGATGACCATGTGTAATGGATTTGAATCATATCACTGTCGAGAGGAGatgaatggattttttttggttttaaaaaaatacagcgAGATAAGGATTTAAAGTACTGCTctactgactttttttttttttttttacaggtacTCTGTCCCTGACACATGCAAatccccaccccaccccacccccaggTATATTTAacagggaaatgtgtgtgtgtgtgtgtgtgtgtagcgagTTTCACAAGAAGCAGATCATCcataaaatacacatacagtatcgtgcatgtgtgtatatatacgatatactgtgtgtgtatttatagatatttagtgtgcacacacacaaacacacacacacacacacttgtcacaCTATAGTTGTGGGGACACATATTGATATAATGCATTTGTCGTAGAACCCTAACCCAAACAAGCTCAACTTATCACCTAACCTGACTCATTTTAACCAAATCTAACCCTCACCTGACCATCAAAAAGCATGTTACAAGGTCCTCACAAtgtacacagtgacacacacactaatacaaTATCTGTTTCTATAGAATCCTGTTGTTTCACCTGCCCATCACCTGCTCTGAGGCCAAGCAGGCTGAGTcttgcacactcacacacacacacattatgcaaAGACAAGGACAATGAATGGTGTAACACAAGAGTAAACAGCTCGCACGTGACCACAGGTgtgaccccccccccacctaTCTTCATGCCCCGCCCACACAGAGGCACAAAGCCAGCATTTAACCAACTCCctcattcatgttcatgtgttaaCATTCACAGTCATACTTCTATCaatcttatgtgttgtttttgctcagCTCTGTATCTGCAGCTGTACCAGCTGATGCCTGCGTGTTATATCTCTGTATAATATAGAGTGAACTGAGGAGGcctggggccacacggtggattAGTGACTGTTGCCTTGCTGCAAAAAGACAGAGgcttgtgtggagtttgcatgttctccctgtgggTCCTCTGGTGTCCttaaacacatgcagaggtggATGAGACACTCTAAAATGATtgtatgtgagagtgaatggtcatTCGTCCCTGcatgttgtccctgtgatggactgtccaCAGTGTGGCCTGCCTTTttgccctacgtcagctgggattgggtCCAGAATGAAGCTTTACCAACCCGATTGCAATAAACATCCTTGCCACTAGATGTCACCGACAAAGAAGGAAAATGTCTCCCTGATACTCAACACTGAGGCTGTTGATAAGTGATGCACAGAGGAGGCAGGGAACACACGTCAGAGATAACAGTGAGTGAGGATGGAGAAGGAGCTCTCTGACATGAAAAGTCCaattatcaacactgacctGTTCAGTTAGAAGTGGAGACACAGTGTTTTTAAGAGTGCTCACCATCACATGTTTCAGTCTATGTTTACTTATAATAgtaattaatatatatatatatatatatatatatatatatatatatatcaggaTCCAGTTCAAATAACAGAAATGAATAGACACACAAATGTCCTTTATGAGTCAAAGTACATCAGTGTGTTCCATTTTCAAGTAAGACAAAAAGGACATCAATAATTGTACTGAAATCTACAAAAGTAACGAACAAAACACTACAATGGACCACTTCTTTctgttatctgtgtgtgtgtgtgtgtgtgtgtgtgtgtgtgtctgtgtctttaagGTTCATTTTTGGAGAAACAATCTAACAGTGTGGAATCAAATGCAGGGGCCTCAAAATCAATTTAATGTGGCCAtctaaacacttttattttgaaattaaaaaaaaccaaaacattatttgtaaagcactttaaaacaaccgcagtggaccaaagtgctgtacagaataatagaTACAAGAcataaaagctcacacgaggcaataaaatacatctaaaaCGGGAATAAAAATGgaataacattttaaactcatattgcccacccTTACGTAACACTGACTTCTTTTTTCACTTAGTTAAACCAGTGTGGTTAAATGACCATAGAAAGTTGCACTGGACATATAATTTGAATAAAGCAGAAAAGCATGTCCTTTTTTCACTGTGATGTGTTAGTTTCCACCTGTGTTAAATGTATGTACTCGAGGATATATCTTTGTAATATATCAAAATCTCCTATTTCCAACAACTtaatcatattttcttttttttattatcatatattGTAATATATGTAACCAGAGCACTCGTGTCGCTATGAGCCCACAATGACTTTCTCTACAgctaataatattatattataccgAGATATGAGAGTGCaaataagtataaataaataaagtcacaagTATCttttattacagtatttaatTCTCTTGTTTTCCACAGAaacaactgttaaaaaaaaaggaagattcGAGGATGCCCTCTGGATGAAGTTGGCACTTGCCCTTTTCCCACCTCCAGTTCCGGATCAAGGTTACCAACAGCAGAGGGTGACATGGGAAGAGCTCAGCTCCCAGAATGTGTCCATTATCCTGCCGCACCAATCAAACTGTTGTGTCAGTGCGTTGCCATTGTATAGTCCTGGCTCAGGTTGCCACTGAGAATGGCTGCCGTACTGATGACTAAGTCAGTTTGGGGCTCTGAGGACAATAGTGTTGTGGAGCCTCCACAAAGCACGAGGCTAATGCTCCCCTTTCAGCTGGGCCGCTCAGCTGCTGAGTGTGCAAGGCTGCCGGGCAAATGGAGTGTGGCGCAGGGTCCAGGGGGGGCTCGGCCCTATAAAAACGCACCAGAGGGTCTCTCCCGCGACATTGATTATACTGGATCTGTCCCACCTCAGTACTGTCTGTGAGTATGCGAACACACCGCTTGAGAACAGAAAGCAATGCAATCAGGAGACAGCTCTGTGTACTGGGGTGGAGTCCGACTGCCACCAACATGCTGCTCAGAGACTCTCTGGTTGATTGGTAGACTTGTGTGCATGCAGTTTGATTTAAAGGAGGTTTGATTTGCAacgagtaaaaaaagaaaaagaaaaacacggaAGCAACTATAGGGTGAACTGGTGTTTGCTTGTGGAAACACTGTTCATTTCAAAGAGAGGGATAGTCCGAATGCTTCGATGGCTGTGTAACTGTTCATTTACAGGCTTGTTTTCTTCTTGATAGAATCTCCTGCAATATAGCAGAGACAAATCTGTGCTGTggagaaatggaaaacaatgatgaatgcatgtttttccACTAGTGACACATGAGGAGGGAACCCTTTGAAGAGTTAATATAGAATAACATAGTATTAACAGACAGGTGTCAGTCGTATTAACTCCTACCTTTAGCTTCTTGAGGCTTCTTGTGTTGGAAAGATAATTAAGGTACTAATTTCTGgtcttaatatttttttaaccttCTCGTAGATAAAAGCAGCAGCCATGAACACTCAGCAGATGGAGCAGATGGGCCAGTTCAGGATCACGGTCTGGGAGGAGGAGAACTTCCAGGGAAAGCGCTGTGAGTTCATGCTGGAGTGCCAGAACATCATGGAGAGGGGATTCCACAAGATTCGCTCCATCAAGGTCGAGAATGGACCGTAAGTCGACATTTGCAGGCCGCCTTCTGAATGTCATGTTCCACTTCCCTCTCTGATCTGCCCACGTATCTatactttgtgtttatttcatctttGACTGtttctgaatttattctttttttttttttagggaaaaataataataatctaacaTTGGGagtcagattattattttattttaattcatctgCTTGATTAAAGAAAACACTACTCAAACAACAAGTctaatcaacacaaaaaaagacccAAAATCATAAATTACAGCCGACAGTGATATCACATTGCCGTTTGGCAAGTGTGGTtcgcatgtgcatgtgcatgtgcatgtgcctGCACCCAAGTGTGACCCTGTTGTGATATGAGTTTGCTGTGTGCAGCTGCTGGCTGTGAGCCCcagtgtctgactgactgatgatcAGATAAAAGGCCCtgggtgcagcagcagcagcagcagcagcagtggagggaGGAGCGGCACTatctaatgtttgttttgtgctcacGGGGACAAAGGAAGCTGCATGTGGCTTTCACTTGTGGCCATTCTGTGGCTGTTGGACTCTATTgttgaatgaaaatgatatatattttttagctTTTCACTAAAAGTACTTGTGtatttgagttttatttttgtttttccttctagTATTTTTACTTAATCCTGgcacaaataaacatgaaaccTCCTCTCATCTCTATCCACCAGTTGGGTGGGTTATGAGTACCCAGAGTTCCAGGGACAGCAGTTTATCCTGGAGAAGGGAGACTATCCTCGCTACGAGGCCTGGAGCGGAAACAGCAGCTACAGAACCGAGCACCTGCTTTCCTTCAGACCCATCAAGTGTGCTGTAAGACCCACCATCCTTCTAttaggataataataataataaccttttttttccctcatgacTCATAAAAGCTGCTCTATGGTTAGAACCATAATTGAGGCCCCCTTGAGGTTTTTGACAGCCCctttcctctgcctcctctcctgcaGAACCACAGTGACAGCAAGGTGACCCTGTACGAGTGTGAGGACTTCCAGGGACGCAAGTTTGAAATGTGCGACGACTACCCCTCCCTACAGGCCATGGGTTGGTGCAGCAAGGAGGTGCCCTCTATCAAAATCAACTCAGGAGCGTAAGCGATAcacgtttgtctgtttgttttattagtatgatttattttagtCTTCAAATATTCTGCAAGAAAACATTCAGTTAGTCTAAGGTGGTATATTAGAGTTCAGCAAGCGTGCATGCAACTGAAACCTCTTGAGGAAACCGGTTGCCTTGAATCCTTTTAGGTTTCTTTACTTAGACTAAATTCAACATGAGAGAATAGTCAAATACAGTTAATTAAAatagctccttttttttttttagaaaggtTGACATGGTTAAATACTAGTCTTCACTCACTCGCTCCCTCATCCTCactcacccctctctctctgtctgcagctgGGTGGCCTACCAGTTCCCTGGTTACCGTGGCTACCAGTACAtcatggagagagacagacaccaAGGCGAGTACAGAAACTACAACGAGTACAGCACCCAGGCTCACACCAACCAGGTGCAGTCCATTCGTAGGATCCAGCAATAAGCCTCCACCCTGCCTCCTCCTGCCTGATCTGAcctaaagagaaaaaaaaaaacaacacatactcATCCTGAAGCATTTTCTCCACTGGAGCCTTGGACAGACTGCTGTCACAGAACAGTATGGATGGACAAACTCTTTCTATCGCTATGTGGCTCTGCGTGTATGGATATTTAAGCACCTACTTCTACTGGCATGCCAAAGCATGTGTTTGAAATAGGAAATAAAGGCTTTTCTTCAAAACTAGA
Above is a window of Solea senegalensis isolate Sse05_10M linkage group LG2, IFAPA_SoseM_1, whole genome shotgun sequence DNA encoding:
- the cryba2b gene encoding beta-crystallin A2b, with amino-acid sequence MNTQQMEQMGQFRITVWEEENFQGKRCEFMLECQNIMERGFHKIRSIKVENGPWVGYEYPEFQGQQFILEKGDYPRYEAWSGNSSYRTEHLLSFRPIKCANHSDSKVTLYECEDFQGRKFEMCDDYPSLQAMGWCSKEVPSIKINSGAWVAYQFPGYRGYQYIMERDRHQGEYRNYNEYSTQAHTNQVQSIRRIQQ